The nucleotide sequence tggggaaggctcttttctgttccagGATGACCGTGCCCCAGTAAGGTCcacaaaggcatggttgggtgagattggtgtagaagaacttgactgggcCGTACTGAgcactgacctcaatcccattaaACACCTTTgggctgaactagaacggagaatgCGAGCCagaccctctcatccaacatcagtgtccgacctcacaaattctcttctaggtgaataggcaaaaattcccacagacaaactccaaaatcttgtagaaagattTCCCAGGAGAATAGAAGCTGTGtaagctgcaaaggggggatcaactccatattaatgcctatggtatTAGAATGAGATGTAATAAAAGCTCctataggtgtaatgtgtagctgtcccaatacttttatccatatagtcTAGATAGATAGACCGACAGACATCACAAAATAAAAAGATTCCACAAATCCCCCATAACACTGCAGAAACAGCGGAGCTTTTCTGGTCTCTATGGATGAGCATAACACTCGGTACATGAGCGCTCATGTCTGATCATTACCTTGAGGAAGCTGCACCATATGAGTTTGCCTTCCCTTAGGGACTGTACATCAGATACATGAGGGCTCCATGTGCCCCCTGGGCTTCAAGTTGTGCGGTACGGACCTTATTGAGAACCTGCCAGTAACCGGCTGATAAATGTATAAATTCTTTATGTTTGTAAATGTTGGTTAGCCACTTGGTAGCAGATACGTTCATAGACTTTGCCAAAAACTTTTGTGAATTCCAGTGTTACCTAGGTGCCTGGATACAGCATCCTCTGCAAATGTTTCAGTGATTTTGATTTTATCCTCCCTGTGACTTCTATTCTTTATTCTTCTCATCCATAAAAACAAATATGTTTGTAGAATAGTTTAGCCTGGATAATCTACCCGTAATTAACAtgatatttatgctaattaaatATTATTACGTACAAACGAAAGTAAGCAACTcaaacaaaaataattaaaatgtgGAATATGTGCTAATTGAAGCCCGTTCTTGTGGATCCTAATGGTTAGGTCCTCCAAAGAGATCTAATTAACAATTCTGTTACATATAAAGTCTATGTGTTGGTAAATAAATTCTTCTAATTCTTTATGGTCTCATTTAAGGTTCCTGTATTAATTAAGACGGAGATGATTGTTGAGTATGTCCTTGTATGAGGTGTTTTTTGTTCAAAAACTATATATAATGAAGAGCATCCAACAACTAGGACACTCTAGATGAGCTACACAACCAAGGAAAATGGGCAGGTTCTCATCCAGTAACATTATGCTTTTTTCTCTCTGTAGTTTTTCCATTCTCTTTGCCTTTTCTGTCTGTTCTGAAGAGACAACAGCAACAAATCTAGACAGTCAAGAGAAATATGACGACTTGTTTGAGGTAAGATACTTCATTTATCAATATGGTTCTCACTTTATGTGTATTGTAGTAAAGACAATTGTATACATTGGTGTAGCTAAGCCAGTCAGGTGCCATTTTACCTCATGTTTTTCTATAATTGTTTTACTGATTTCAAAGTATAGAGAGCTCTGGGGATAAAAACTGTGTTGGTTTATATAAAATTATGGGAAATATATTGTGTACACACACAAGTCAAATATGAAATGACACTTTATGCTGTTGCACATATTTATAAAAAGGCGCTGCTTTCTCCCATAAATAAAAGCCCACTTGACCGTGGGCTGTGTCTTGTATTGCCCTTTCTTGTATAGTCCCTTTTATGgataggagtggcgctgtttctggaaaaaaacgtTTAATTTTTTAGGGTGCTTGACAGAATAACATTTTCTATACTGTCAACCATTTTACACCttcctcattttaaaaacagagCAGTCACTTCGAGTTTGCAACCTGCTGACTCCAACACAGGGTCTATGGCTTCTATGGTGGAGACAATGAGGGGGGGGCTGCTTTCTCCAGTCACTGCATACAGAAAAAAACCGTTGGACAACCACTCTgtaaagccaggatcacacacacacagttttgatgcagtttttgttgggtttttttttccctcggttttgttaggctgggttcacacgacctattttcaggcgtaaacgaggcgtattatgcctcgatttacgcctgaaaatagggctacaatacgtcggcaaacatctgcccattcatttgaatgggtttgccgacgtactgtgccgacgacctgtcatttacgcgtcgtcgtttgacagctgtcaaacgacgacgcgtaaattgactgcctcggcaaagaagtgcaggacacttctttgcaacgtaatttgagccgtgttcttcattgaagtcaatgaagagcagctcaagatttacgagcgtcacagacgcctcgcataaagcgaggaggagcttttacgtctgaaacgacgcagctgttttctcctgaaaacagtctgtcttttcagacgtaaaagacagttcacgtgtgcacatacccttagtcaaaCACAGGAGTGTGTTTgaatcaaaaactgcatgtgtgattccagcctaaagcTGCCTACACACAATAAATTAATGTTGATGGACTTTAGGAGGACCAATTTAGGAGGGTTGCAGTAAGAATCCAATGTGTATAAGGACCTCCTGATTGTCTCCAGATAGCAGGATTTTAACATGCCAAATTCTTGTCCTGCCTGGAGATAAGTCGCGTGCAGAGGGTTGTCTCCCTTTCCGAGCAGAGCATACATGCATGTTTTTAGGGAAATCAGGGTAGATAGGGGTCGGACAAATGAGTAATTTGCTGACAGCTTTGTTATGTGTGGCATAAGTAGTGGGCATAGAGATCAACATATATGAGTTGTCCACAAAATCAGCTGTAAGGATGAGTGTGCAAAAGGAAAAGGCACCTGCAGCACATCCAGTGCCAATCCCTGAGATCTCAGCTGAAgaattacatttttaaataaacaaaacGACAAAGTTATTTAACATTTATCGTACTATTATATTATAAATGTTTCCAACATTTTTCTCCGCACAGTCTAGAGAAGATTTCCAAAATCAGAGAAATCTTAATTCTAATGAGTATCGATATTTGGGACCAAAAAGCATAAGTGACATGAATCCTTCAGTCATGAGCAAATATAGTAGCTTTCCGATACTCGAGAGGGAATTCCTTGTGGAGAGAGGCCTCAAGCCTGCTGCAAACCTACCACTGAGATTTGGAAGAGCATCTGATGACAAAGTGGGAAAGAGCATCCCGAACTTACCTCTTAGGTTCGGACGATATATACCTGGAAAGACCAGTATCCGGTCAGCAACTAATTTTCCCCAGAGGTTCGGAAGATCACAATATGGTGGCCATTTTGTGCAGTCATTTGCTACATTACCTCTTCATTTTGGAAGGACAACTAATGTTCATAGATTACAGTATGACAAGATCTCCCATCTTCCAGAAGTAAAAAATCCAGATGAAGACAATGAAAGGTATGACATGGTAATGCAAAATACTAGTATGATGACACTGGGTTATAACTATGTGCATTTAttgtaactgaaaaaaaaaattatattctagCTATAAAAAATTTATATTCTTTGCAATGACATGACTGTTTTCCTTTTAAagcggttgtatgagattagtaaaaaaaaaggctttgctTTTTAACCAGAAACTTTTCGacggactgtgtctggtatttcagctcagtactatttccttgaatgggactgagcagcAATGCGAGACACCGGCTTTGTGGATCTGTTTCCtaggggaaaaaaatatgttttctaaactatgtcatacatttttttttatgctataTATCTGACTATCCTACAGGATTA is from Rhinoderma darwinii isolate aRhiDar2 chromosome 5, aRhiDar2.hap1, whole genome shotgun sequence and encodes:
- the NPVF gene encoding pro-FMRFamide-related neuropeptide VF isoform X2, which codes for MGRFSSSNIMLFSLCSFSILFAFSVCSEETTATNLDSQEKYDDLFESREDFQNQRNLNSNEYRYLGPKSISDMNPSVMSKYSSFPILEREFLVERGLKPAANLPLRFGRASDDKVGKSIPNLPLRFGRYIPGKTSIRSATNFPQRFGRSQYGGHFVQSFATLPLHFGRTTNVHRLQYDKISHLPEVKNPDEDNESQTMTYDYERNHM
- the NPVF gene encoding pro-FMRFamide-related neuropeptide VF isoform X1 — its product is MGRFSSSNIMLFSLCSFSILFAFSVCSEETTATNLDSQEKYDDLFESREDFQNQRNLNSNEYRYLGPKSISDMNPSVMSKYSSFPILEREFLVERGLKPAANLPLRFGRASDDKVGKSIPNLPLRFGRYIPGKTSIRSATNFPQRFGRSQYGGHFVQSFATLPLHFGRTTNVHRLQYDKISHLPEVKNPDEDNERSQTMTYDYERNHM